A stretch of Mastomys coucha isolate ucsf_1 unplaced genomic scaffold, UCSF_Mcou_1 pScaffold3, whole genome shotgun sequence DNA encodes these proteins:
- the Mad2l1bp gene encoding MAD2L1-binding protein, which produces MATSGEENLSELSPAAAPDLDWYEKPEETHAPGVDLETVIPSAQEPSNPAEPFCPRDLVPVVFPGPVSQEGCCQFTCELLKHIMYQRQQLPLPYEQLKHFYRKSPKAEDTARKKPRLATEASNRKCQQALAELESVLSHLQDFFARTLVPQVLILLGGNAVSPKEFYELDLSRLAPLSVDQGLNTAACLRRLFRAIFLADAFSELQAPPLMGTIVMVQGHRDCGEDWFRPKLNYRVPSRGHKLTVTLSCGRPSVPAVASEDYIWFQAPVTLKGFHE; this is translated from the exons ATGGCTACATCTGGAGAGGAGAACCTGTCGGAACTGTCCCCTGCTGCCGCCCCAG ATTTGGATTGGTATGAGAAGCCGGAAGAAACTCATGCTCCCGGGGTAGATCTTGAGACCGTCATCCCGTCAGCCCAGGAACCTTCCAATCCTGCGGAGCCCTTTTGCCCGAGAGACCTGGTGCCGGTGGTGTTTCCTGGGCCGGTGAGCCAGGAAGGCTGCTGCCAGTTTACTTGTGAACTTCTGAAGCATATCATGTACCAACGCCAACAGCTCCCTCTGCCCTATGAACAGCTGAAGCACTTCTACCGGAAATCTCCCAAG GCAGAGGACACAGCAAGGAAGAAACCTCGGCTCGCCACGGAGGCAAGCAACAGGAAATGTCAGCAGGCTTTGGCGGAACTGGAGAGTGTCCTCAGTCATCTACAAGACTTCTTTGCCCGAACACTCGTGCCACAAGTGTTGATCCTTCTCGGAGGCAATGCCGTCAGCCCCAAAGAATTCTATGAACTCGACCTGTCCAGGCTGGCCCCGCTCAGTGTGGACCAGGGCCTGAACACAGCGGCTTGCTTGCGGCGTCTCTTCAGAGCCATCTTCTTGGCCGATGCATTTAGTGAGCTGCAGGCTCCCCCACTCATGGGTACCATTGTCATGGTTCAGGGCCACCGGGACTGTGGAGAAGATTGGTTTCGACCCAAACTGAACTACCGGGTGCCCAGCCGTGGCCACAAACTCACGGTGACACTGTCCTGTGGCAGACCTTCCGTCCCAGCCGTGGCTTCAGAGGATTACATTTGGTTCCAGGCACCAGTGACACTTAAAGGTTTCCATGAGTGA